One genomic segment of Salarias fasciatus chromosome 8, fSalaFa1.1, whole genome shotgun sequence includes these proteins:
- the mylpfb gene encoding myosin regulatory light chain 2, skeletal muscle: MAPKKAKRRQQQGEGGSSNVFSMFEQSQIQEYKEAFTIIDQNRDGIISKDDLRDVLATMGQLNVKNEELEAMVKEASGPINFTVFLTMFGEKLKGADPEDVIVSAFKVLDPEATGFIKKEFLEELLTTQCDRFTAEEMTNLWAAFPPDVAGNVDYKNICYVITHGEDKEE, from the exons ATG GCACCCAAGAAAGCcaagaggaggcagcagcagggtgaGGGTGGATCCTCCAatgtgttctccatgtttgagCAGAGCCAGATCCAGGAGTACAAGGAg GCTTTCACAATCATCGACCAGAACAGAGATGGCATCATCAGCAAGGACGACCTCAGGGACGTGCTGGCCACCATGGGCCAGCTGAACGTGAAGaatgaggagctggaggccatGGTGAAGGAGGCCAGCGGCCCCATCAACTTCACCGTCTTCCTCACCATGTTCGGCGAGAAGCTGAAGG GCGCTGATCCCGAGGACGTCATCGTGAGCGCTTTCAAGGTCCTGGACCCCGAGGCCACCGGCTTCATCAAGAAGGAATT CCTTGAGGAGCTCCTGACCACACAGTGCGACAGGTTCACCGCTGAGGAG ATGACCAACCTGTGGGCTGCCTTCCCCCCTGATGTGGCTGGCAACGTGGACTACAAGAACATCTGCTACGTCATCACACACGGAGAGGACAAGGAGGAGTAA
- the LOC115393323 gene encoding sesquipedalian-1-like gives MKIHAKIVSYFESCDSPVDKEGFLYKKGEIKTSYHKRWFVLKGNLLFYKEKRTDRDVIGVIVLEGCTVQLCESDEQFAFSLVWGEPGLRTYKLAAEDQASQESWIKALLSANHSYLALLVKDMEKQYRDALSAFSGEPSRTSTLPNFSRAEAIYPGSAFGTRTSTLPAFPNAAVAAGPAPGPSLMPPPRSVSGKAASKKSPKLWPKKSANVVPVNAPALQAGEWSALCFDKEDFSKLHEDFGKDIKELIADWSKRGQAVGIVQEENLIDFG, from the exons ATGAAGATTCATGCGAAAATTGTCTCCTACTTCGAATCCTGCGACTCACCTGTGGACAAAGAGGGCTTCCTGTATAAGAAG GGTGAGATCAAGACTTCCTATCACAAGCGCTGGTTCGTGCTGAAGGGAAACCTCCTCTTCTACAAGGAGAAGCGGACTGACCGGGACGTGATTGGGGTGATTGTTCTGGAGGGCTGCACGGTCCAGCTGTGCGAGTCCGACGAGCAGTTCGCCTTCTCGCTGGTGTGGGGCGAGCCGGGACTGCGGACGTACAAGTTGGCGGCGGAGGACCAGGCCAGTCAGGAGAGCTGGATCAAAGCCCTGCTGTCGGCCAACCACTCCTACCTGGCCCTGCTGGTGAAGGACATGGAGAAGCAGTACAGAG ATGCATTGAGTGCTTTTTCCGGTGAGCCAAGCAGAACATCCACCTTGCCGAAtttcagcagagcagaagcGATCTACCCGGGATCCGCGTTCGGCACGCGCACTTCAACCCTGCCGGCGTTTCCCAACGCCGCCGTGGCAGCGGGACCCGCCCCCGGCCCCAGTCTGATGCCCCCGCCGAGGAGCGTTTCGGGAAAGGCGGCGAGCAAGAAATCCCCCAAACTGTGGCCCAAGAAGAGCGCCAACGTAGTGCCCGTTAACGCTCCCGCTCTGCAGGCGGGGGAGTGGTCGGCGCTCTGCTTCGACAAGGAGGATTTCAGTAAGCTGCACGAAGATTTTGGAAAGGACATAAAGGAACTGATCGCCGACTGGTCGAAGAGAGGACAGGCGGTTGGAATTGTTCAAGAAGAAAACTTAATAGATTTTGGCTAA
- the LOC115393434 gene encoding zinc finger protein 436-like — protein sequence MSKLERLNVRVAKLLSEAVQEVLEVVKETVSEYQAKTVRTQRENESLRRRLQELQDRIPRENTPAPPTSVPEEKDDIKNHKQDVSVIQRPKTDASVTEQKLINGHKRDGGVKQESGEQEARSDAPAQTESSSAPLAPAQPEEVAKAVQTSHSESKDSGAAATDSSYSSVPYGVNLSAIKSEAEPADFTPSEQLSVQPQTAECVDLSRYGSSHQTAAGTPQAGAEPYGLVFVHSSHGAHRRHGFSKNSRAAFEERQAWAEHAKADNLHLCVLCGKTFSRVGNLRIHQRCHTGEKPYGCMQCGRRFRQTGDLKKHKRVHTGEKPYYCQQCGKSFSRGENLKRHQRIHIGETLQLQQAWSEPQL from the exons ATGTCCAAACTTGAGCGTTTGAATGTCCGTGTGGCCAAACTGCTGAGCGAAGCGGTgcaggaggtcctggaggtgGTGAAGGAGACGGTGTCCGAGTACCAGGCCAAAACTGTCCGGACTCAGAGGGAGAATGAGAGTCTGAGGAGACgcctgcaggagctccaggacAGGATACCAAGAGAAAATACAC CCGCTCCACCCACCAGTGTGCCTGAAGAAAAAGATGACATTAAGAACCACAAGCAGGATGTGAGTGTCATTCAAAGGCCAAAAACAGACGCCAGTGTTACGGAGCAGAAGCTGATAAACGGCCACAAACGCGACGGCGGCGTGAAGCAGGAGTCCGGTGAACAGGAGGCTCGCAGTGACGCTCCGGCTCAGACAGAGAGCAGCTCGGCACCGCTGGCCCCAGCACAACCAGAAGAGGTGGCGAAGGCGGTCCAGACATCGCACAGTGAGAGCAAGGACAGTGGCGCTGCGGCAACTGACAGCTCGTACTCCAGCGTCCCTTATGGAGTGAACCTTTCCGCCATCAAAAGTGAAGCGGAGCCGGCCGACTTCACGCCGTCAGAGCAGCTGTCCGTTCAGCCGCAGACCGCTGAATGTGTGGATTTGAGCCGCTACGGCTCCTCCCACCAAACTGCGGCCGGGACCCCGCAGGCCGGCGCCGAGCCTTACGGACTCGTCTTCGTCCACTCGAGCCACGGCGCGCACAGGAGGCATGGGTTTTCCAAAAACAGCAGGGCGGCTTTCGAAGAGAGGCAGGCGTGGGCGGAGCACGCCAAGGCGGACAACCTCCACCTGTGCGTCCTGTGCGGGAAGACGTTCAGCAGGGTGGGGAATTTAAGGATCCACCAGCGGTGCCACACGGGGGAGAAGCCGTACGGCTGCATGCAGTGCGGGAGGCGCTTCCGGCAGACGGGAGACCTGAAGAAACACAAGAGGGTCCACACGGGGGAGAAGCCCTATTACTGCCAGCAGTGCGGGAAGAGCTTCAGCCGAGGGGAAAACCTCAAGAGACACCAGAGGATCCACATCGGAGagactctgcagctccagcaggcgTGGAGCGAGCCGCAGCTGTGA